A part of Pseudochaenichthys georgianus chromosome 23, fPseGeo1.2, whole genome shotgun sequence genomic DNA contains:
- the spi2 gene encoding DNA-binding protein D-ETS-6, translated as MNSYQESQSDLEVILEFLEEYYRQHAAEKVDDVYWFAGAPVDERCSTLEAEPCEQRWMCYEPPIIKHGPLLAHVAPHALSHNTTATLFERGSLPHFVSTTQATKHTAGSGGKVRLFHFLFEMLEDPNMAHCVSWVPASAGVFRFSSTNKDQVAALWGQRKGNKRPMTYQKMSRALRNYARSGEIFKVKKKLTYQFSQETLMLLRKC; from the exons ATG AATTCTTACCAGGAGTCTCAATCAGATTTGGAGGTGATCCTAGAGTTCCTAGAGGAGTACTACAGACAACATGCTGCAGAAAAAG TGGACGATGTGTATTGGTTTGCAGGTGCGCCTGTTGATGAAAGATGTTCCACTCTGGAAGCAGAACCGTGCGAGCAGCGCTGGATGTGTTATGAGCCACCT ATCATCAAACATGGACCTCTGCTTGCACACGTCGCCCCACATGCTCTCAGCCACAACACGACAGCAACATTGTTTGAGCGTGGGTCACTGCCACACTTTGTATCAACAACACAAGCAACCAAACACACAGCGGGGAGTG GCGGAAAGGTGCGCCTCTTTCACTTTCTGTTTGAGATGTTGGAGGATCCGAACATGGCCCACTGCGTGTCCTGGGTGCCAGCATCGGCCGGCGTTTTCCGCTTCTCCTCCACCAACAAGGACCAGGTGGCGGCGCTGTGGGGACAGAGGAAGGGCAACAAGAGGCCCATGACCTACCAGAAGATGTCCCGCGCCCTGAGGAACTACGCCCGGTCCGGAGAGATCTTCAAGGTGAAGAAGAAGCTCACCTACCAATTCAGCCAAGAGACACTGATGTTACTGCGGAAGTGTTAA